Proteins co-encoded in one Candidatus Moraniibacteriota bacterium genomic window:
- the topA gene encoding type I DNA topoisomerase has product MKLVIVESPTKAKTISKFLGKGFTVKSSFGHVRDLPKSEMGIDIENNFAPHYIIPTKSRIKVTELKKASVKAKEIILASDEDREGEAISWHLVEALDLENKNKKPYSRIVFHEITKSAIEKALQNPRKIDLNLVDAQQARRVLDRLVGYELSPFLWKKIRRGLSAGRVQSVALRLIVEREREIEKFKAEEFWTINAKLQKHNEKQEFDANLTEKNGNKIEENVTLKLFAGDYKTKKSIITDKKSAEEIATEINQAKFAVFSVEEKETLRNPAAPFTTSTLQQAAINNFGFSAKQTMATAQKLYEQGYITYMRTDSLNLSLESLVSARKVIEKKFGKKYSLSSPRYYKNKSKSAQEAHEAIRPTNLETSPDKLESDLESSQYKLYRLIWNRTIACQMQSAKLNSVKVDIEAKGIKNNYLFKATGSIIVFDGFMKVYNGKAAKAESFLPKLKEGDILDIKKIETQQKFTSAPPRYNEATLVKVLEENGIGRPSTYAPTISTIIERKYVEKNEEKRLYPVEIGLLVNDILVEHFPEIVSIDFTATIEKDFDEIAEGQRQWVPIIREFYEPFHSHLEIKIETVEKKEEKIDQKCPECGGDLIIKFGRFGKFIACSNFPTCKYTGKTEEEKKEDEKNSGIICDKCGALMVVKRGRFGSFLGCSKYPECKNIMKIEQKTGLKCPKCKTGDIVARKSRNGKIFYGCNKYPECDFAMWNKPTGDFCPNCGQPLAFAAKGKIKCSGKGCKFEK; this is encoded by the coding sequence ATGAAACTTGTAATAGTAGAGTCACCTACTAAAGCCAAAACGATTTCAAAATTTCTAGGTAAAGGATTCACCGTAAAATCATCTTTTGGCCATGTTCGCGATTTGCCAAAAAGCGAAATGGGAATTGATATTGAAAATAATTTTGCTCCTCATTATATTATTCCGACTAAGTCGCGCATAAAAGTAACTGAACTTAAAAAGGCCTCTGTCAAAGCTAAAGAAATAATTTTAGCATCTGACGAAGACCGAGAAGGAGAAGCAATTTCCTGGCATCTGGTTGAGGCTTTAGATTTAGAAAATAAAAATAAAAAACCATATTCCAGAATTGTCTTTCATGAAATTACTAAGAGCGCTATAGAAAAAGCTCTGCAAAATCCCAGAAAAATAGATTTAAACCTCGTTGATGCACAGCAGGCGCGCCGCGTGCTTGACCGCTTGGTCGGTTATGAACTTTCTCCGTTTCTTTGGAAAAAAATACGCAGGGGTTTAAGCGCTGGACGCGTGCAATCAGTGGCCTTAAGATTAATCGTGGAACGTGAAAGGGAAATAGAAAAATTTAAAGCAGAAGAATTTTGGACTATTAATGCAAAGTTGCAGAAACATAACGAAAAACAAGAGTTTGATGCCAACCTTACGGAAAAGAATGGCAATAAAATAGAAGAAAATGTAACCCTGAAGCTTTTCGCCGGAGATTATAAGACAAAAAAGAGCATAATCACTGATAAAAAATCAGCTGAAGAAATTGCTACAGAAATAAATCAGGCAAAATTCGCTGTTTTCTCTGTTGAAGAAAAAGAAACCTTGCGCAATCCAGCTGCACCATTCACGACCTCGACTTTACAACAGGCAGCTATCAATAATTTTGGTTTTTCCGCTAAACAAACTATGGCCACCGCGCAAAAACTTTACGAACAGGGATATATTACCTACATGCGAACTGATAGTTTGAATTTGTCATTGGAGTCACTCGTGAGTGCACGTAAAGTAATTGAAAAAAAATTTGGAAAGAAATATTCACTTTCAAGCCCGCGTTATTATAAAAATAAATCTAAGTCAGCACAAGAAGCACATGAAGCCATACGTCCGACAAACCTAGAAACGTCTCCTGATAAACTTGAGTCGGATCTGGAATCAAGCCAATACAAATTATATCGTTTAATTTGGAATCGTACCATTGCTTGTCAGATGCAAAGTGCCAAATTAAATTCAGTTAAAGTTGATATTGAAGCAAAGGGAATAAAAAATAATTATTTGTTTAAGGCAACTGGTTCAATTATAGTTTTTGATGGATTTATGAAAGTCTATAATGGAAAAGCTGCGAAAGCAGAATCGTTTTTACCTAAACTCAAAGAGGGGGATATTTTGGATATTAAAAAAATTGAAACCCAACAAAAATTTACTTCTGCTCCTCCAAGATATAATGAAGCAACGCTAGTAAAAGTCTTAGAGGAAAATGGAATAGGTAGGCCTTCTACATATGCTCCGACAATTTCTACCATAATTGAACGTAAGTACGTAGAAAAGAACGAGGAAAAAAGATTATATCCTGTGGAAATTGGTTTACTAGTTAACGACATTTTAGTTGAACATTTTCCAGAAATAGTCAGCATAGATTTTACTGCTACCATTGAAAAGGATTTTGACGAAATTGCCGAAGGGCAGAGGCAGTGGGTTCCAATAATCCGTGAATTTTATGAACCTTTCCATAGCCACTTAGAAATTAAAATAGAAACGGTTGAAAAAAAGGAAGAAAAAATTGATCAGAAATGCCCCGAATGTGGAGGAGATTTGATTATAAAATTTGGACGCTTTGGAAAATTTATTGCCTGTTCTAATTTTCCAACCTGTAAATATACAGGGAAAACAGAAGAAGAAAAAAAAGAAGATGAGAAAAACTCCGGGATTATTTGCGATAAATGCGGAGCTTTAATGGTAGTAAAACGAGGGAGATTTGGATCTTTTTTAGGATGCTCAAAATATCCTGAATGCAAAAATATAATGAAAATAGAACAAAAAACAGGATTGAAATGTCCTAAGTGCAAAACTGGAGATATAGTAGCCCGTAAATCTAGAAATGGAAAAATATTTTATGGATGCAATAAATATCCGGAGTGTGATTTTGCCATGTGGAATAAACCTACAGGTGATTTTTGTCCTAATTGCGGACAACCACTTGCCTTTGCTGCTAAGGGAAAAATTAAGTGTTCTGGCAAGGGATGCAAATTTGAAAAGTAA
- the dprA gene encoding DNA-processing protein DprA: MKYLNALNKIDGLGCKKLKQLMNFFNSSEIVWEADFSSLVKSGIGELVAEKIVTQRPNINPNEEWDKLKKENVKVFTIQDEEYPELLKQIPDSPYLIYMKGNLNCLKLPMVAVVGSRKLTEYGSRVTRVFARDLANNGICVVSGLAFGIDSAAHQGALDAKGKTIAVLGNSLDAESIYPRSNFQLAQDIIENDGLLISEFAMKTQAANWTFPARNRIMAGMSLGTLVIEAALESGSLITANLALDYNREVFAVPGSVFSPQSAGTHMLIKSSGAKLVSCATDILSELRIEQDIKPATEKINLELTEEEKNILSVLSHEKIYIDRITKLTKLETATVSSTLSLLEIKGLVKNIGGQQYIKL; the protein is encoded by the coding sequence ATGAAGTACTTAAACGCTTTAAATAAAATTGACGGGCTCGGATGCAAGAAACTGAAACAGCTCATGAATTTTTTCAATTCCTCGGAAATAGTCTGGGAAGCCGATTTTTCTTCCTTGGTTAAATCCGGCATCGGCGAATTAGTAGCCGAAAAAATTGTTACCCAGCGCCCAAATATAAATCCAAATGAGGAGTGGGATAAGCTTAAAAAAGAAAACGTAAAGGTTTTCACTATTCAAGACGAAGAATATCCGGAACTTCTCAAGCAAATACCTGACAGCCCTTACCTTATATACATGAAAGGTAATTTAAATTGCCTTAAACTTCCAATGGTGGCTGTTGTCGGTTCGCGTAAATTGACAGAATATGGAAGTCGAGTTACAAGAGTATTTGCCAGAGATTTAGCTAATAATGGAATTTGCGTAGTCAGCGGGCTAGCTTTTGGCATTGACTCTGCTGCTCACCAGGGCGCGCTTGATGCTAAAGGAAAAACTATTGCAGTGTTAGGTAACAGCTTAGATGCAGAAAGTATTTATCCGCGTTCTAATTTCCAACTAGCACAAGATATAATAGAAAATGATGGGCTACTTATTAGTGAGTTCGCTATGAAAACCCAGGCAGCCAATTGGACATTTCCGGCACGCAACAGGATTATGGCCGGAATGAGTTTGGGTACACTTGTGATTGAAGCTGCTTTAGAAAGCGGCAGCCTTATTACTGCTAATCTGGCACTAGATTATAATCGCGAAGTTTTTGCTGTACCGGGATCAGTTTTCTCTCCGCAGTCAGCAGGCACACATATGCTGATAAAATCATCGGGAGCTAAATTAGTATCCTGCGCTACTGATATCTTAAGTGAATTAAGAATAGAACAAGATATTAAACCGGCTACAGAAAAAATAAATTTAGAACTGACAGAAGAAGAAAAAAATATACTTTCCGTACTGTCGCATGAAAAAATATATATTGACAGAATAACTAAACTGACTAAACTTGAAACAGCGACAGTTTCTTCTACACTTTCTCTTTTAGAAATAAAAGGGTTAGTGAAAAATATAGGAGGACAGCAGTATATAAAATTATAA
- the pth gene encoding aminoacyl-tRNA hydrolase, which yields MKIIIGLGNHGKKYLGTRHNIGFEFLDNFKEELAFPEFEFNKKFNAEISAKEKVILVKPQTFMNLSGEALRKILDFYKLSADDILVIHDDKDIALGEYRLAEDSSSAGHNGVQNIIDNLGTQKFKRIRIGIGTNTNLPAEDFVLQKFSDKEKEKIEKVLKEIKKFLSKIFK from the coding sequence ATGAAAATTATCATAGGCCTAGGAAATCACGGCAAAAAATATTTAGGAACACGTCATAACATAGGTTTTGAATTTCTGGATAATTTTAAAGAAGAACTGGCTTTCCCTGAATTTGAATTTAATAAAAAATTCAACGCTGAAATTTCTGCAAAAGAAAAAGTTATTTTAGTGAAACCGCAAACATTCATGAATCTTTCTGGTGAAGCATTACGCAAAATTTTGGATTTTTATAAATTGTCTGCTGATGATATTTTGGTTATCCATGACGACAAAGATATTGCGCTTGGAGAATACCGCCTCGCAGAAGATTCCTCTTCAGCTGGACATAATGGCGTGCAAAATATCATTGACAACCTCGGCACACAGAAATTTAAAAGGATTAGAATTGGCATTGGAACAAACACAAATTTGCCTGCTGAGGATTTTGTTCTGCAAAAATTTTCCGATAAAGAAAAAGAAAAAATTGAGAAAGTTTTAAAAGAAATAAAAAAGTTTTTGTCGAAAATTTTTAAATAA
- a CDS encoding LCP family protein, translating into MDSIKRNLFKDSQNSLKCLKNNTRNNQGKEEVFISCDESEVMDKKEKEFRTIIIFKKSIALLAVLVLIFSVSYGLYFSWKTYTISKKINSEYFSAEKKTLSQYARAIISPIIPSSHNQLKGEENGRINILLLGTAGEHKPGGNLTDTVIIMSVDTKNKKVAMFSLPRDLYVKIPDTQSHAKINSLYPIGIKMNEGVNIIKKSVEEITGIELNYYLVINFEGFKKIIDQIGGINIISQRDIYDTQYPGQNYSYETFSLSKGFHVLDGETALKYVRQRHGDPEGDFGRAKRQQQVIQAVKNKLFSVKTLLNVITLNNILNTLEESIKTDITFEDIDGFIKLSQEVDMQNINNIVADAWKKDSLLKVSHVTLGNASAFILIPRIGNYSEIHDLEKNIFNLDELKKRQDAIVEEKAKIGIINNSGESQLNTKIKNLLTEKLNIKNVYYIQKSQDIVVSQTKITDNSNGIKIFTLDELIKKLPATLSNEPIDTTTPAYDIIITLGSDLANIYKYEEDTMQDLENAEDKQEIFYINNTK; encoded by the coding sequence ATGGATAGCATTAAAAGAAATCTTTTTAAAGATTCTCAAAATTCACTAAAATGCTTAAAAAATAATACTCGCAATAATCAGGGCAAGGAAGAAGTTTTTATTTCCTGCGATGAATCTGAAGTTATGGATAAAAAGGAAAAAGAATTTCGTACAATAATTATATTTAAAAAAAGCATTGCTTTATTGGCAGTTTTAGTTTTAATATTTTCAGTATCATACGGATTATACTTCTCTTGGAAAACATATACTATAAGTAAAAAAATCAATTCGGAATATTTTTCTGCAGAGAAAAAAACTTTGTCGCAATATGCACGTGCAATTATTTCTCCAATTATTCCAAGTAGTCATAATCAATTAAAAGGAGAAGAAAATGGACGTATAAATATATTACTATTGGGAACGGCAGGAGAGCATAAGCCCGGGGGAAATCTTACTGATACGGTTATTATTATGAGTGTTGATACGAAAAATAAAAAAGTAGCCATGTTTTCTTTGCCGCGCGACCTTTATGTTAAGATCCCGGACACGCAATCCCACGCGAAAATAAACAGTCTTTATCCAATTGGGATAAAGATGAATGAGGGAGTCAATATCATAAAAAAATCTGTCGAAGAAATTACAGGAATTGAATTAAATTATTATTTAGTAATTAATTTTGAAGGATTCAAGAAAATTATCGATCAGATTGGCGGAATAAACATAATTTCCCAGCGAGACATTTACGACACCCAATATCCTGGACAAAATTATAGCTATGAAACATTCTCATTATCCAAGGGTTTTCATGTTTTAGACGGAGAAACTGCTCTGAAGTATGTTCGCCAAAGACATGGCGATCCTGAAGGTGATTTTGGCAGAGCTAAAAGACAACAGCAAGTTATCCAAGCGGTGAAAAATAAATTATTTTCTGTAAAAACACTTCTTAATGTTATAACGCTTAATAATATCCTTAACACACTTGAAGAAAGTATTAAAACAGATATTACTTTTGAAGATATTGATGGATTTATAAAGCTTAGCCAGGAAGTTGATATGCAAAACATCAATAATATAGTTGCAGATGCTTGGAAAAAAGATAGCTTATTGAAAGTATCCCATGTAACATTAGGAAACGCTTCAGCTTTTATACTCATACCTCGCATCGGAAATTATAGCGAGATCCATGATTTAGAAAAAAATATTTTTAATTTAGATGAACTTAAAAAACGTCAGGATGCAATAGTTGAAGAAAAAGCTAAAATAGGTATCATAAATAACAGTGGAGAAAGTCAATTAAATACAAAAATTAAAAATTTATTGACTGAAAAATTAAATATAAAAAATGTTTACTATATACAAAAATCACAAGATATAGTAGTTTCACAAACAAAAATAACAGATAATTCAAATGGTATAAAAATATTTACACTAGATGAACTTATTAAAAAACTGCCTGCAACTTTATCCAATGAACCTATAGATACGACAACTCCCGCATATGATATTATAATTACATTAGGTAGTGACTTGGCTAATATTTATAAATACGAGGAAGATACGATGCAGGATTTGGAAAATGCTGAAGATAAACAAGAAATTTTTTATATAAATAATACCAAATAA
- the lepB gene encoding signal peptidase I — MNYQNNIKIENNEEIYGVGNFLWEVIKVFFWALVIIVPIRVFLFQPFFVQGASMQPNFENGDYLIINELGYKETDIKVAGVSVLSAGSFKELKRYDIAVFRYPLNQKQFFIKRVIGLPGEKVKVENGKIRIYNDKNPEGFILDESEYLSQTVFTVGDSEVKLEQDQYFVLGDNRKASYDSRAWGAVHKSDVIGKVFIRAWPISKAEIL, encoded by the coding sequence ATGAATTATCAGAACAATATAAAAATCGAAAACAATGAAGAAATATACGGTGTTGGCAATTTTCTTTGGGAAGTTATAAAAGTATTTTTTTGGGCACTGGTAATCATTGTTCCTATTAGGGTATTCCTTTTTCAGCCATTTTTTGTGCAAGGCGCAAGTATGCAACCAAATTTTGAAAATGGAGATTATCTTATTATAAATGAACTAGGCTATAAAGAAACTGATATAAAGGTTGCAGGTGTTAGCGTTCTTTCGGCAGGATCTTTCAAGGAATTAAAACGATATGATATTGCTGTATTTCGTTATCCTTTAAATCAAAAACAATTTTTTATTAAGCGTGTGATAGGACTTCCCGGAGAGAAGGTGAAAGTTGAAAATGGCAAAATCAGAATATATAACGATAAAAATCCAGAGGGGTTTATTCTTGATGAAAGCGAATATCTTTCTCAGACTGTTTTTACTGTAGGTGATTCAGAGGTTAAATTAGAGCAAGATCAATATTTTGTATTGGGAGATAATAGAAAAGCCAGCTATGATTCACGTGCATGGGGCGCTGTTCATAAAAGCGATGTAATCGGCAAGGTTTTTATTAGGGCATGGCCAATTTCAAAAGCTGAAATATTATAG
- the hisS gene encoding histidine--tRNA ligase: MLKRKKTKRTIKKKKSKNASLKKSVSSSKKQKSQKIEEEILMQPPRGMRDLLPGDQSYWNQLRRVLSRIALEYGFGRIDTPIVEYANLFIRSIGKGTDIIDKEMYIFNTKGGDRVALRPEMTASIGRAYIQHGMNVLSKPVKLFSTGPVYRYDRPQEGRYREHFQANFDAFGEQDPILDAQIIQLAHRIITTLGIKNVQFQVNSIGCPKCRKEYQELLVAYFESKKQKLCQNCKKRLETNPLRILDCKEDKCIQVASTAPQSVDRLCSECRVHFKSLLEYLDELDLPYVINPRLVRGLSYYTKTVFEIWSGDEEQRKYSLGGGGRYDYLIEEFGGEHTPAVGFGIGMDRIIFEMKRVHAKMYIEPKPRVFLAQLGELAKKKSLKVFAELQKNSILTAESFGRGSLKSQLRLADRLGVEITLIVGQKEALDETIIVKDMVSGTQETVTKEKLITAVKKILKNNVIVSHEGE, encoded by the coding sequence ATGTTGAAAAGAAAGAAAACCAAAAGGACTATTAAAAAAAAGAAAAGTAAAAATGCATCATTAAAAAAATCAGTTAGTTCATCTAAGAAACAGAAAAGTCAAAAAATAGAGGAAGAAATTTTAATGCAGCCACCAAGAGGCATGCGTGATTTGTTGCCTGGCGATCAATCATATTGGAATCAGCTTAGGCGTGTGCTTTCCAGGATAGCACTCGAATACGGATTCGGGAGAATAGACACTCCTATTGTTGAATATGCTAATCTTTTCATACGTTCAATTGGCAAGGGAACCGATATTATAGATAAAGAAATGTATATCTTTAACACTAAAGGAGGAGACCGTGTTGCCCTAAGACCCGAAATGACAGCTAGCATAGGACGTGCTTATATACAGCACGGTATGAATGTTCTTTCAAAACCAGTAAAATTATTTTCAACTGGACCAGTATACCGTTATGACCGTCCACAAGAAGGTCGCTATAGGGAGCATTTTCAAGCTAATTTCGATGCATTTGGCGAGCAAGATCCGATTCTTGATGCTCAGATTATTCAATTAGCACACCGCATTATTACAACGCTTGGTATTAAAAATGTTCAATTTCAAGTTAATTCTATAGGTTGTCCAAAGTGTAGAAAGGAATATCAAGAACTTTTAGTAGCTTATTTTGAATCCAAGAAGCAGAAATTATGTCAAAATTGTAAAAAAAGATTAGAAACAAATCCATTGCGCATTCTAGATTGCAAGGAAGATAAATGCATTCAGGTTGCATCGACTGCTCCCCAATCAGTTGATCGTTTATGTAGTGAATGCCGGGTACATTTTAAGAGTCTTTTGGAATATTTAGATGAATTGGATTTGCCATATGTTATTAATCCGCGTCTCGTAAGAGGCCTTAGCTATTATACAAAAACTGTATTTGAAATTTGGTCTGGAGATGAAGAACAGAGAAAATATTCTTTAGGTGGAGGAGGAAGATATGATTATTTAATAGAGGAATTTGGAGGTGAGCACACTCCTGCTGTTGGGTTCGGAATTGGAATGGATAGGATCATATTTGAAATGAAAAGAGTACATGCAAAAATGTACATAGAACCAAAACCACGCGTATTTCTGGCACAGCTTGGTGAGTTAGCGAAGAAAAAAAGCCTTAAAGTATTCGCTGAATTGCAAAAAAATAGTATTCTTACAGCCGAAAGTTTTGGTAGGGGAAGTCTAAAATCACAACTCAGATTAGCTGATCGTTTGGGTGTTGAAATCACTCTTATTGTTGGGCAAAAAGAAGCACTTGACGAGACAATAATAGTTAAAGACATGGTGAGTGGTACGCAAGAAACCGTGACTAAAGAAAAATTAATAACAGCTGTTAAGAAAATTTTGAAAAACAATGTAATTGTTTCGCATGAAGGAGAATAA
- a CDS encoding 30S ribosomal protein S21, with product MIEVRKKDKETAESLMRRFSRRIQQSGILVRARKTRFRSEEKSKPEKRQEALYKVKIRKEIDKLKKLGKFDDEALKNIKRKMSE from the coding sequence ATGATAGAAGTTAGAAAAAAAGACAAAGAAACTGCAGAAAGTCTGATGAGGAGATTTTCTCGCCGCATCCAACAAAGCGGTATTTTAGTCCGTGCCCGTAAAACCAGATTCAGGTCTGAAGAAAAGAGTAAACCAGAAAAAAGACAAGAAGCTTTGTACAAAGTTAAAATAAGAAAAGAAATTGACAAATTAAAAAAGCTTGGAAAGTTTGATGATGAAGCTTTGAAAAATATCAAGCGTAAAATGAGCGAATAA
- a CDS encoding GatB/YqeY domain-containing protein, producing MNLKEKITSDIKNAMLSGDTVRRDTLRFLDSAIKNFEIEKKKKDSGLSDEEILEVISRSVKQRKDSIQQYINGERPELAEKEKMELEILKTYMPEQISEDEIRKAVKEIISIMGAVGASEIGKVMGQAMAKLKGKADGNIVKRIVSEELQ from the coding sequence ATGAATCTAAAGGAAAAAATAACTTCAGATATTAAGAATGCAATGCTTTCTGGTGACACGGTTCGCAGAGACACGTTGCGTTTTTTGGATAGTGCTATAAAGAACTTTGAGATTGAAAAAAAGAAAAAAGACTCTGGACTAAGTGATGAAGAAATTTTGGAAGTTATTAGTCGTTCAGTAAAACAAAGAAAAGACAGTATTCAGCAATACATAAATGGTGAACGTCCGGAATTGGCCGAGAAAGAAAAAATGGAACTGGAAATACTAAAAACTTATATGCCGGAACAGATAAGTGAAGATGAAATTAGGAAAGCTGTTAAGGAAATTATTTCTATTATGGGTGCAGTTGGCGCATCTGAAATTGGAAAGGTGATGGGACAAGCTATGGCAAAACTTAAAGGTAAGGCTGATGGAAATATTGTAAAGAGGATTGTCAGTGAGGAATTACAATAG